In Neoarius graeffei isolate fNeoGra1 chromosome 17, fNeoGra1.pri, whole genome shotgun sequence, a single window of DNA contains:
- the LOC132901131 gene encoding uncharacterized protein LOC132901131, with product MSEDMCIVSLQTLNLTLEQTLYNYSCFSVKNDHQDLPHNLEQIISLQIQDQTTGPVIHRKVALDVAVKVAIYQNQNELNLHHLDKGLSSYSIQVFLGDKLKLDCLSTNHHCEGQWIRDDANVTEITPSRFVEWNKITEDAEGTYTCSTNQLCTSQKISVVIDVIKNDGFGWIRPFAAIALSVAVMLIFLLTYLCYKKRGKNLSDAEDSTTVIYENTRTKNEGMIHKPIAQGEFDFKLP from the exons ATGAGTGAAGACATGTGCATTGTGAGCTTGCAAACTCTTAATCTGACCCTGGAGCAGACCTTATATAACTACTCGTGTTTTTCTGTGAAGAATGATCATCAAGATCTCCCTCATAACCTTGAGCAGATCATATCACTTCAAATTCAAG ATCAGACCACAGGACCAGTCATCCATCGTAAAGTAGCTCTAG ATGTAGCGGTGAAAGTGGCGATTTACCAAAATCAGAATGAGTTAAACCTTCATCATCTTGACAAAGGCCTATCATCGTATTCCATCCAAGTGTTCTTGGGAGACAAACTAAAACTGGACTGTCTTTCTACCAACCATCATTGCGAAGGCCAATGGATAAGGGATGATGCAAATGTCACAGAAATAACCCCAAGCAGGTTTGTCGAATGGAATAAGATCACAGAAGATGCTGAAGGAACGTACACATGCAGCACAAACCAGCTTTGTACCAGCCAGAAGATTAGTGTTGTGATTGATGTTATTAAAAATG ATGGATTTGGATGGATCAGGCCATTCGCAGCAATTGCACTGTCTGTAGCAGTCATGCTAATATTTCTGCTGACCTATCTATGCTACAAAAAGAGGGGGAAGAATTTGTCGGATGCAGAGGATTCAACAACTGTAATCTATGAAAA CACAAGAACCAAAAATGAAGGAATGATCCACAAACCCATAGCACAAGGTGAGTTTGATTTCAAATTGCCATga